Proteins encoded in a region of the Triticum dicoccoides isolate Atlit2015 ecotype Zavitan chromosome 3A, WEW_v2.0, whole genome shotgun sequence genome:
- the LOC119269338 gene encoding calmodulin-3-like, with product MADQLSEEQIGEFKEAFSLFDKDGDGSITTKELGTVMRSLGQNPTEAELQDMINEVDADGNGTIDFPEFLNLMARKMKDTDSEEELKEAFRVFDKDQNGFISAAELRQVMTNLGEKLSEEEVEEMVREADVDGDGQINYDEFVKVMMAKRREKRIEERRAPSAKKSVAGASGAKSGSKCTIL from the exons ATGGCGGACCAGCTGAGCGAGGAGCAGATTGGCGAGTTCAAGGAGGCCTTCAGCCTCTTCGACAAGGACGGCGATG GCAGCATCACCACCAAGGAGCTTGGAACCGTGATGCGCTCCCTCGGCCAGAACCCTACCGAGGCGGAGCTGCAGGACATGATCAACGAGGTGGATGCGGACGGCAACGGCACCATCGACTTCCCAGAGTTCCTGAACCTGATGGCCCGCAAGATGAAGGACACGGACTCCGAGGAGGAGCTCAAGGAGGCGTTCCGCGTGTTTGACAAGGACCAGAACGGTTTCATCTCCGCGGCGGAGCTCCGCCAGGTGATGACCAACCTCGGGGAGAAGCTgtctgaggaggaggtggaggagatggtccgcgaggccgATGTGGACGGCGATGGCCAGATCAACTACGACGAGTTCGTCAAGGTCATGATGGCCAA GAGAAGGGAGAAGAGGATAGAGGAGAGGAGAGCGCCGTCGGCCAAGAAGAGCGTGGCAGGGGCATCCGGTGCAAAGAGTGGCAGCAAATGCACAATCCTCTAG
- the LOC119269336 gene encoding uncharacterized protein LOC119269336 gives MANPRRAIALQINTQTPPFPAAAAPSSSSLPSSLLHFLKRPASFPFLLSLFVLLTWISLHFHQPTPSASLQRPTVVHDPQANLVRYPAALHPTPIAADERGWLLDPVAAAREAGLPNGALVCLSLHVGLIQPGGLRGNHRHHTCNETFVIWGAKTKFRLENPDVKDKGYGEAIIAADEVAIVASARSTAHALINMDVRPTFFLGCQDTPINPNSSNTDYKVWKDL, from the exons ATGGCGAACCCGAGGAGGGCCATCGCGCTGCAAATCAACACCCAGACCCCGccattccccgccgccgccgcgccctcgtcctcctcgctgcCCTCGTCGCTCCTCCACTTCCTGAAGCGGCCGGCGTCCTTCCCCTTCCTGCTCTCCCTCTTCGTCCTCCTCACCTGGATCTCCCTCCACTTCCACCAACCCACCCCCTCCGCCTCCCTTCAGCGCCCCACCGTCGTCCACGACCCTCAGGCCAACCTCGTCCGCTACCCCGCCGCCCTCCATCCCACCcccatcgccgccgacgagcgCGGATGGCTACTCGACCCTGTCGCCGCAGCCCGCGAGGCCGGCCTCCCAA ATGGGGCGTTGGTCTGTCTTTCACTACACGTGGGACTGATCCAGCCAGGTGGTTTGCGTGGCAACCATCGTCACCATACATGCAATGAAACATTCGTCATCTGGGGCGCAAAAACAAAATTCAGG TTAGAAAATCCTGATGTAAAAGATAAAGGATACGGAGAAGCCATAATTGCTGCTGACGAGGTAGCCATTGTCGCAAGCGCAAGATCAACCGCACACGCATTGATCAATATGGATGTGCGACCGACCTTCTTCTTGGGATGTCAAGATACACCAATAAATCCCAACAGTTCAAATACTGACTACAAGGTCTGGAAAGATCTCTGA
- the LOC119269332 gene encoding ribonuclease III domain-containing protein RNC1, chloroplastic-like, whose protein sequence is MAPAAMAFQALTFSPLHLPATRRRARVFAVAADQTPPPPQASPSEPANSPSRLLRELAQRKKAVSPKKKHPPRRFILKPPLDDERLTQRFLNSPQLSLKSLPLLSSCLPSSPLSAADRTWMDEYLLEAKQALGYPLAPSETLGEGDDCPARHFDVLLYLAFQHLDPSSERTRTRHVRNGHSRLWFLGQFVLELAFCEFFLQRYPRESPGPMRERVFALIGKKMLPKWIKAASLHNLVFPYDDLDKMIRKDREPPTKAVFWALFGAIYLCFGMPEVYRVLFEAFGMDPEEESCQPKLRRQLEDVDYVSVEFEKRQLAWQDVAAYRPPADALFAHPRLFRACVPPGMHRFRGNIWDFDNRPKIMNILGYPLPANDKIPEITEARNIELGLGLQLCFMHPSKYKFEHPRFCFERLEYVGQKIQDLVLAERLLMKHLDAPGRWLSEKHRRLLMNKYCGRYLRDKHLHHYIIYGETVQDRFEHNRRLRNPSTTAVQQAIHGLSYCVYGKPDVRRLMFEVFDFEQVQPKAV, encoded by the exons ATGGCACCGGCCGCCATGGCGTTCCAGGCGCTCACCTTCTCGCCCCTCCACCTCCCCGCCACGCGGCGCCGGGCCCGCGTGTTCGCCGTGGCGGCCGACCAGACCCCTCCGCCCCCGCAGGCCTCCCCCTCGGAGCCGGCGAACAGCCCGAGCCGGCTCCTCCGGGAGCTCGCGCAGCGGAAGAAGGCCGTCTCGCCCAAGAAGAAGCACCCGCCGCGGCGGTTCATCCTCAAGCCGCCGCTCGACGACGAGCGCCTCACCCAGCGGTTCCTCAACAGCCCGCAGCTGTCGCTCAAGTCGCTGCCGCTGCTCTCCTCCTGCCTCCCCTCCTcgccgctctccgccgccgaccgcACCTGGATGGACGAGTACCTCCTCGAGGCCAAGCAGGCGCTCGGCTACCCGCTCGCCCCCTCCGAGACGCTCGGCGAGGGCGACGACTGCCCCGCGCGCCACTTCGACGTCCTCCTCTACCTCGCCTTCCAGCACCTGGACCCCTCCTCCGAGCGCACGCGCACGCGCCACGTGCGGAACGGCCACTCCAGGCTGTGGTTCCTGGGCCAGTTCGTGCTGGAGCTCGCCTTCTGCGAGTTCTTCCTGCAGAGGTACCCCAGGGAGTCCCCTGGCCCGATGCGGGAGCGGGTCTTCGCGCTCATCGGGAAGAAGATGCTGCCCAAATGGATCAAGGCGGCCAGCCTGCATAATTTGGTGTTTCCTTACGACGATTTGGATAAGATGATACGGAAGGACAGGGAACCGCCCACGAA GGCTGTGTTCTGGGCATTATTTGGAGCTATATATCTGTGCTTTGGAATGCCTGAAGTCTATCGTGTTCTCTTTGAGGCGTTCGGGATGGACCCTGAAGAAGAGAGCTGTCAGCCAAAACTGCGGCGTCAACTAGAAGACGTTGATTATGTTTCAGTGGAGTTTGAGAAGAGACAACTCGCATGGCAAGATGTTGCTGCCTACCGG CCACCAGCGGATGCCCTTTTTGCTCATCCTAGGCTTTTCCGAGCATGTGTGCCACCAGGCATGCATCGTTTCAGAGGAAACATTTGGGATTTTGATAATAGACCCAAAATCATGAACATCCTAGGATACCCCTTGCCAGCGAATGATAAAATTCCAGAAATTACAGAAGCAAGGAATATAGAACTTGGACTTGGCCTCCAG CTGTGCTTCATGCATCCCTCAAAATACAAGTTTGAGCATCCAAGATTTTGTTTTGAGCGTCTGGAATATGTTGGTCAGAAGATCCAG GATCTAGTATTGGCAGAGAGGCTGCTCATGAAGCATCTCGACGCACCTGGCAGGTGGTTGTCAGAGAAGCATAGGAGGTTGTTGATGAACAAGTATTGCGGGCGGTACCTGCGGGACAAGCACCTTCACCACTACATTATATACGGGGAGACTGTACAGGACAGATTCGAACACAACCGCCGGCTGAGAAATCCTTCCACGACTGCTGTCCAGCAAGCGATACACGGGCTCTCGTACTGCGTCTACGGCAAGCCTGATGTGCGGCGCTTGATGTTCGAGGTGTTTGACTTCGAACAGGTCCAGCCGAAAGCTGTATGA